A single region of the Lycium barbarum isolate Lr01 chromosome 2, ASM1917538v2, whole genome shotgun sequence genome encodes:
- the LOC132621579 gene encoding peroxidase 24-like produces the protein MRTQLVLSYLVFLCLVLCGVVWGAGKVPRKNFYKSTRCPNAEQLVRDITWSKAKSDPTLGAKLLRVHYHDCFVRGCDASILLDKVGTDQSEKEARPNLSLGGFNVIDDIKQQVEAKCPGIVSCADILALAARDAVSFPFKTLMWDVATGRKDGNVSLASEVNGNLPSPFSDFATLQQIFANKGLNVDDLVALSGAHTIGVAHCGAFSRRLFNFTGKGDMDPSLNPTYAQSLKQLCPNPANPATTVEMDPLSSTSFDSNYFNILTQKKGLFQSDAALLTEKKSINVVRKLQKNKAFFFEFARSMQKMGAIEVLTGNAGEIRKNCRVRN, from the exons atgagaacTCAATTAGTACTAAGTTATCTTGTTTTTCTGTGTCTTGTTCTTTGTGGAGTTGTGTGGGGTGCAGGAAAGGTACCACGCAAAAACTTCTACAAGAGCACTCGTTGTCCAAATGCTGAACAACTTGTTAGAGATATCACTTGGAGCAAAGCTAAGAGTGACCCTACCTTGGGTGCTAAATTGCTTCGAGTCCACTACCATGATTGTTTCGTTAGG GGATGTGATGCATCCATATTGCTGGATAAAGTTGGAACAGATCAATCTGAGAAGGAGGCCAGACCAAATCTCTCATTGGGTGGTTTCAATGTAATTGATGATATCAAGCAACAAGTTGAGGCTAAATGCCCTGGAATTGTTTCTTGTGCTGACATTTTAGCTTTAGCTGCTCGTGATGCTGTTTCCTTCCCA TTTAAAACCTTAATGTGGGATGTGGCAACCGGAAGAAAAGATGGGAATGTTTCCCTTGCAAGTGAAGTGAATGGAAACTTACCTTCACCATTTTCAGATTTTGCAACCCTTCAACAAATCTTTGCAAACAAAGGCCTAAATGTCGATGATCTTGTTGCATTATCAG GTGCTCACACAATTGGTGTCGCTCATTGTGGAGCTTTCTCAAGGAGACTCTTCAATTTCACTGGCAAAGGTGACATGGATCCATCTCTCAATCCTACTTATGCTCAATCTTTGAAGCAATTGTGCCCTAATCCAGCAAATCCAGCCACAACTGTGGAAATGGATCCTTTGAGCTCAACTTCATTTGATAGCAATTACTTCAACATCCTTACTCAGAAAAAAGGGTTGTTCCAATCGGATGCAGCCCTTCTAActgaaaaaaaatcaattaatgtcgtgagaaaattgcaaaaaaataAGGCTTTCTTTTTTGAGTTTGCAAGATCCATGCAGAAAATGGGAGCCATTGAAGTTCTTACAGGAAATGCTGGAGAAATCAGGAAGAATTGCCGCGTCAGAAATTAA